From the Silurus meridionalis isolate SWU-2019-XX chromosome 5, ASM1480568v1, whole genome shotgun sequence genome, one window contains:
- the mtnr1al gene encoding melatonin receptor type 1A-like — MCCWRGGLWRVPPSERLQHEVRMVEETAAPLRNASSSRGNDETLSFPWKLTLLAGVLITTIVVDVLGNLLVIVSVFRNRKLRKTGNAFVVSLAVADLVIAIYPYPMVLTAIFNNGWIAGNIHCQISGFVMGLSVIGSIFNITGIAINRYCYICHSLNYDKIFSRWNTVCYVVLVWVLTIIAITPNWFVESLRYDARVFSCTFAQSVSSLYTIMVVVVHFILPISIVTYCYLRIWILVIQVRKRVKPDNRLKITPHDLRNFLTMFVVFVLFAVCWAPLNLIGLAVAIQPTLGQHIPVWLFTASYFMAYFNSCLNAVIYGVLNNNFRKEYKRIVLCLFKFHC, encoded by the exons ATGTGCTGCTGGCGTGGAGGGTTGTGGCGCGTGCCGCCGTCCGAGCGGCTGCAGCATGAAGTGAGGATGGTGGAGGAGACGGCCGCCCCTCTCAGAAACGCTTCATCCTCCCGCGGAAACGACGAGACTCTCTCGTTCCCTTGGAAGCTCACTCTGCTGGCAGGCGTGCTTATCACCACTATAGTGGTGGACGTGCTGGGCAACCTGTTGGTCATCGTGTCGGTATTCAGAAACAGGAAACTCAGGAAAACAG GAAATGCCTTTGTGGTGAGTTTGGCTGTAGCAGATCTTGTAATTGCCATCTATCCTTACCCGATGGTCTTAACTGCTATCTTCAACAACGGCTGGATCGCAGGAAACATCCACTGCCAAATCAGTGGCTTTGTGATGGGGCTCAGTGTCATCGGCTCCATCTTTAACATAACAGGCATCGCCATCAACCGCTACTGTTACATTTGCCACAGCCTTAACTATGACAAGATCTTCTCCAGATGGAACACTGTGTGCTATGTGGTGCTCGTGTGGGTCCTCACCATCATAGCCATCACGCCCAACTGGTTCGTAGAATCTTTGCGATATGACGCACGTGTTTTTTCATGCACGTTTGCCCAGTCAGTCAGCTCACTCTACACtatcatggtggtggtggtgcattTCATCCTTCCTATCAGCATTGTCACCTACTGCTACCTGCGCATCTGGATCCTTGTCATCCAGGTGCGAAAACGCGTCAAACCAGACAACCGGCTCAAAATCACGCCACATGACCTTCGTAACTTTCTCAccatgtttgtggtgtttgtgctGTTTGCTGTGTGCTGGGCGCCGCTGAACTTAATTGGCCTGGCAGTGGCCATCCAGCCTACTCTAGGCCAGCACATTCCTGTGTGGCTCTTTACAGCCAGTTACTTTATGGCTTATTTCAACAGCTGCTTGAATGCTGTTATCTACGGCGTACTCAACAACAATTTTCGAAAAGAGTACAAAAGAATTGTGCTCTGTCTTTTTAAGTTCCattgttaa